The Allorhodopirellula heiligendammensis genome includes a window with the following:
- a CDS encoding capsid cement protein, protein MTKVLYPAGSAQIPSPKDAPKSGEMLSDSAYGPMVVEGLNLSDVKTGDPLWVSHGKGKTVEVPAASATTFAKAATIEFKNSTGLAVADAAGDFDIGKAAAAKTAGQTSVKIVMG, encoded by the coding sequence ATGACCAAAGTCCTTTACCCCGCCGGATCGGCCCAAATCCCATCGCCCAAAGATGCACCCAAATCGGGCGAAATGCTCAGCGACTCAGCCTACGGACCGATGGTTGTCGAAGGCCTGAACCTGAGCGACGTCAAAACCGGCGATCCGCTCTGGGTCAGCCACGGCAAAGGCAAGACGGTGGAAGTTCCCGCCGCCTCGGCCACCACGTTCGCCAAAGCCGCGACGATCGAGTTCAAGAACTCGACCGGCCTGGCCGTTGCTGACGCCGCCGGCGACTTTGACATCGGCAAGGCCGCGGCCGCGAAGACCGCCGGCCAAACGTCCGTCAAGATCGTCATGGGCTAA
- a CDS encoding LamG domain-containing protein: MPVFDNLIARYCPTIDDSPSDLVGSFDGTYIGSMGTVVDTGHGGERVYLFDGSNDRIQIPGLYTSDGSDDFPFTVAMWIKAASPSSSQTWFGNYNGSGSGFSIGTYASLLYAGMRSTDGGYASIRVSVPYAFTTWKHVAVSYDGSTDASGIKVYIDGVRQTETDASEMSYVKMSAIAANINIGSRAYDQRFAGRLDDIMAFDLDKSASDLADIYSAGPGYIDPAPDPPPSVPTSTPRSLFNLGRLFAA, translated from the coding sequence ATGCCTGTGTTCGACAACCTCATCGCCCGCTATTGCCCCACGATCGACGACTCCCCGTCTGATCTCGTCGGCTCGTTCGATGGCACCTACATCGGCAGCATGGGGACGGTCGTCGACACAGGGCACGGTGGCGAACGCGTCTACTTGTTCGACGGCTCAAACGATCGCATTCAAATCCCTGGGTTGTACACGTCCGACGGCTCAGACGACTTTCCATTCACCGTTGCCATGTGGATCAAAGCCGCCTCGCCATCGTCCTCACAAACCTGGTTTGGAAACTACAACGGATCCGGCAGTGGGTTCTCCATCGGCACGTACGCCAGCCTGCTGTACGCCGGCATGCGGAGCACCGACGGCGGCTACGCGAGCATCCGGGTCAGCGTCCCCTACGCGTTCACAACCTGGAAACACGTCGCGGTCTCCTACGACGGTTCCACCGATGCCTCTGGCATCAAGGTCTACATCGACGGCGTCCGTCAAACCGAGACCGACGCCAGCGAGATGAGCTATGTGAAAATGTCGGCGATCGCGGCCAATATCAACATCGGTTCGCGAGCCTACGACCAACGCTTTGCCGGTCGTCTCGACGACATCATGGCTTTTGACCTCGATAAATCTGCATCCGACCTCGCCGACATCTACTCCGCCGGCCCGGGATACATCGACCCCGCCCCAGACCCACCTCCGTCCGTCCCCACCTCCACACCCCGATCACTCTTCAATCTCGGGAGGCTTTTCGCAGCATGA